One Bufo gargarizans isolate SCDJY-AF-19 chromosome 3, ASM1485885v1, whole genome shotgun sequence DNA segment encodes these proteins:
- the ZBTB8A gene encoding zinc finger and BTB domain-containing protein 8A isoform X1, which yields MGQECMRTAHGESKWPPAEFRVLGRMDFSSHHIRLLQQLDEQRRKDLFCDCHIMVEGQMFKAHRNVLFASSGYFKMLLSQSCKDMSKPTTATFDVFSADTFTAILDFVYSGKLPLSGQNVIEVMSAASYLQMTDVISVCKMFIKSSLDINEKDRDGFFSLSDKDNGTNGTGLYAAGWRTENSPTHTHEAAEHSGFIAGYNYPPPMTSRLQRPFSKHSRKPEHVRKHRRRLMHEPLNSSRVTSVPLGDLVGGSAECIVHDEENTMQDEEPQSHEELVCPKLEEDEEGDTAQSWPESPQLVDSGDQDMATRVSKADELYKAMPTILGVMSGWSEDDLSPVRFKCPFCTHTVKRKADLKRHLRCHTGERPYPCEACGKRFTRLEHLRNHFQTIHEAGKLICRRCKLSVTEVTGRVIQDGTRRYRLCHPCLSEAGLDNVNFDFGDDQPLVLPPENEREQRWNFKDDAKEENSRDRPESELVIQEVEDSEEEDSKSRIK from the exons atggggcaggaatgcatgcggacagcacacggagaaaGCAAGTGGCCGCCGGCAGAATTTCG TGTACTGGGAAGGATGGATTTCTCCTCTCATCATATTCGACTCCTGCAGCAGTTGGATGAGCAGAGAAGGAAAGACCTGTTTTGTGACTGTCACATCATGGTAGAAGGCCAGATGTTCAAGGCTCATAGAAATGTCCTGTTTGCGAGCAGCGGGTACTTCAAAATGCTGTTGTCCCAAAGTTGCAAGGACATGAGCAAGCCCACAACGGCCACCTTTGATGTTTTCTCCGCTGACACGTTCACTGCCATCCTAGATTTTGTGTATTCCGGTAAATTACCCCTGTCTGGGCAGAATGTCATTGAAGTTATGTCGGCAGCTAGTTATTTGCAAATGACTGATGTCATCAGTGTATGCAAAATGTTCATCAAATCCTCCCTGGATATCAATGAAAAGGATAGGGATGGCTTCTTTAGCTTATCTGACAAAGACAATGGCACCAACGGCACTGGACTGTATGCAGCTGGGTGGAGGACTGAAAATAGCCCAACACACACCCATGAAGCAGCAGAGCACAGCGGTTTCATCGCCGGATACAATTACCCCCCTCCTATGACATCACGGTTGCAGCGCCCTTTCTCCAAACATTCCCGTAAACCAGAGCATGTCCGTAAGCACCGTAGGCGGTTAATGCACGAGCCTCTGAACTCTTCACGCGTTACCTCAGTACCCTTAGGTGACCTTGTCGGTGGTTCTGCAGAATGTATAGTCCATGATGAAGAGAATACAATGCAGGATGAAGAACCACAATCGCATGAAGAATTGGTGTGCCCAAAGCTTGAAGAGGACGAAGAAGGTGACACTGCTCAAAGCTGGCCAGAGTCACCACAACTTGTAGATTCTGGGGACCAGGATATGGCTACACGTGTCTCCAAGGCTGATGAGCTGTACAAAGCGATGCCTACCATCTTAGGTGTTATGTCTGGTTGGAGCGAAG ATGACCTGAGTCCCGTGAGATTTAAATGTCCGTTTTGTACCCACACTGTCAAGCGCAAAGCTGATCTGAAGCGTCATCTGCGATGTCACACTGGAGAGCGGCCATATCCCTGTGAGGCTTGTGGGAAGAGGTTCACACGTTTGGAGCATCTCAGGAACCATTTTCAAACA ATCCATGAAGCTGGCAAGCTCATCTGCAGACGGTGCAAATTATCAGTCACAGAGGTCACAGGTCGAGTAATTCAAGATGGGACAAGAAGATACCGTCTGTGTCATCCATGTCTATCAGAAGCTGGTTTGGATAATGTCAACTTTGATTTTGGGGATGACCAGCCCCTGGTGCTACCACCTGAAAATGAGCGGGAGCAGAGATGGAACTTCAAGGACGATGCTAAAGAAGAGAACAGTCGGGATCGCCCAGAATCAGAACTTGTTATTCAAGAGGTAGAGGACAGTGAGGAGGAAGATTCAAAGTCCCGAATAAAGTAA
- the ZBTB8A gene encoding zinc finger and BTB domain-containing protein 8A isoform X2, with the protein MDFSSHHIRLLQQLDEQRRKDLFCDCHIMVEGQMFKAHRNVLFASSGYFKMLLSQSCKDMSKPTTATFDVFSADTFTAILDFVYSGKLPLSGQNVIEVMSAASYLQMTDVISVCKMFIKSSLDINEKDRDGFFSLSDKDNGTNGTGLYAAGWRTENSPTHTHEAAEHSGFIAGYNYPPPMTSRLQRPFSKHSRKPEHVRKHRRRLMHEPLNSSRVTSVPLGDLVGGSAECIVHDEENTMQDEEPQSHEELVCPKLEEDEEGDTAQSWPESPQLVDSGDQDMATRVSKADELYKAMPTILGVMSGWSEDDLSPVRFKCPFCTHTVKRKADLKRHLRCHTGERPYPCEACGKRFTRLEHLRNHFQTIHEAGKLICRRCKLSVTEVTGRVIQDGTRRYRLCHPCLSEAGLDNVNFDFGDDQPLVLPPENEREQRWNFKDDAKEENSRDRPESELVIQEVEDSEEEDSKSRIK; encoded by the exons ATGGATTTCTCCTCTCATCATATTCGACTCCTGCAGCAGTTGGATGAGCAGAGAAGGAAAGACCTGTTTTGTGACTGTCACATCATGGTAGAAGGCCAGATGTTCAAGGCTCATAGAAATGTCCTGTTTGCGAGCAGCGGGTACTTCAAAATGCTGTTGTCCCAAAGTTGCAAGGACATGAGCAAGCCCACAACGGCCACCTTTGATGTTTTCTCCGCTGACACGTTCACTGCCATCCTAGATTTTGTGTATTCCGGTAAATTACCCCTGTCTGGGCAGAATGTCATTGAAGTTATGTCGGCAGCTAGTTATTTGCAAATGACTGATGTCATCAGTGTATGCAAAATGTTCATCAAATCCTCCCTGGATATCAATGAAAAGGATAGGGATGGCTTCTTTAGCTTATCTGACAAAGACAATGGCACCAACGGCACTGGACTGTATGCAGCTGGGTGGAGGACTGAAAATAGCCCAACACACACCCATGAAGCAGCAGAGCACAGCGGTTTCATCGCCGGATACAATTACCCCCCTCCTATGACATCACGGTTGCAGCGCCCTTTCTCCAAACATTCCCGTAAACCAGAGCATGTCCGTAAGCACCGTAGGCGGTTAATGCACGAGCCTCTGAACTCTTCACGCGTTACCTCAGTACCCTTAGGTGACCTTGTCGGTGGTTCTGCAGAATGTATAGTCCATGATGAAGAGAATACAATGCAGGATGAAGAACCACAATCGCATGAAGAATTGGTGTGCCCAAAGCTTGAAGAGGACGAAGAAGGTGACACTGCTCAAAGCTGGCCAGAGTCACCACAACTTGTAGATTCTGGGGACCAGGATATGGCTACACGTGTCTCCAAGGCTGATGAGCTGTACAAAGCGATGCCTACCATCTTAGGTGTTATGTCTGGTTGGAGCGAAG ATGACCTGAGTCCCGTGAGATTTAAATGTCCGTTTTGTACCCACACTGTCAAGCGCAAAGCTGATCTGAAGCGTCATCTGCGATGTCACACTGGAGAGCGGCCATATCCCTGTGAGGCTTGTGGGAAGAGGTTCACACGTTTGGAGCATCTCAGGAACCATTTTCAAACA ATCCATGAAGCTGGCAAGCTCATCTGCAGACGGTGCAAATTATCAGTCACAGAGGTCACAGGTCGAGTAATTCAAGATGGGACAAGAAGATACCGTCTGTGTCATCCATGTCTATCAGAAGCTGGTTTGGATAATGTCAACTTTGATTTTGGGGATGACCAGCCCCTGGTGCTACCACCTGAAAATGAGCGGGAGCAGAGATGGAACTTCAAGGACGATGCTAAAGAAGAGAACAGTCGGGATCGCCCAGAATCAGAACTTGTTATTCAAGAGGTAGAGGACAGTGAGGAGGAAGATTCAAAGTCCCGAATAAAGTAA